In Arthrobacter citreus, a genomic segment contains:
- a CDS encoding peroxide stress protein YaaA yields the protein MLILLPPSEGKTPAVTGSAFDPDKLHFPGLTDARKKVLAALAEASAADDAHTILGVGPSLAAEVRRNAVLHNEPCAPAHRIYSGVLYDALGYADMTPAQQAKADAAVVVISGLWGALGFSDPIPAYRLSMAVKLPETGKLASFWKKHLTGVLDEYSAGHLVVDCRSSTYAAAWGPEPSTAAAVNVFQVRNGKRTVVSHFAKHTRGELARHLLTRDGSDPATPEELLAAAQEKWEAELVPATARKPFALNIILA from the coding sequence GTGCTGATTCTGCTGCCTCCCTCCGAAGGAAAAACACCGGCTGTCACCGGTTCCGCCTTTGACCCCGACAAACTGCACTTCCCCGGGCTCACCGATGCGCGAAAAAAGGTGTTGGCAGCCCTGGCAGAGGCCAGCGCAGCCGACGACGCTCACACCATTTTGGGCGTCGGTCCGTCGCTGGCGGCTGAGGTGCGCCGAAACGCCGTGCTCCACAACGAGCCCTGTGCCCCGGCCCACCGCATCTACTCCGGCGTCCTGTATGACGCCCTGGGCTATGCGGATATGACACCCGCGCAGCAGGCCAAAGCCGACGCCGCCGTCGTCGTCATCTCCGGACTGTGGGGTGCCCTGGGCTTCAGCGATCCGATTCCCGCGTACCGGCTGTCGATGGCCGTAAAACTGCCGGAAACCGGCAAACTGGCGTCCTTCTGGAAGAAGCACCTGACTGGGGTCTTGGACGAGTACTCGGCCGGGCATCTGGTGGTGGACTGCCGGTCCAGCACCTATGCGGCGGCGTGGGGGCCGGAACCGTCGACGGCCGCCGCCGTCAACGTCTTCCAGGTGCGCAACGGAAAACGGACCGTGGTTTCACACTTCGCCAAGCACACCCGTGGGGAGCTCGCCCGTCATCTGCTCACCCGGGACGGCAGCGATCCCGCCACACCGGAAGAGCTACTAGCGGCAGCGCAGGAAAAGTGGGAGGCGGAGCTGGTGCCGGCCACCGCCCGCAAGCCGTTCGCGCTGAACATCATCCTGGCTTAG
- a CDS encoding reverse transcriptase-like protein — translation MTLFDPSDTADLSEGAGAPQSAAPAGGRTAAATRRTLIVEADGGSRGNPGHAGYGALVRDPETGVILAEKAEYIGKASNNVAEYSGLLAALEMAHEIDPDCWILAKMDSKLVVEQMSGRWKIKHEDMQRLAAKARGIVNPRRVKYQWIPRELNKDADRLSNEAMDAGMAGVPWVHKGGLALQGGAAFAASRGETDVTAGQASSTAGDAEESQDPPVEAPVPTGRIHHTELWVRDFPAAEASLGWLLERLGYVRADSWDTGAKWQGADGYIVIESGPDVLDAAHERRRPGLNHLAFHAGARAEVDLLVRRADSHGWTLLFADKHPHAGGQNHYAAYLENAEGFEVELVAD, via the coding sequence GTGACCCTGTTTGACCCGTCCGACACTGCCGATCTTTCCGAAGGTGCCGGTGCTCCCCAAAGCGCGGCTCCTGCCGGTGGACGGACCGCGGCAGCAACCCGCCGCACCCTCATTGTGGAGGCCGACGGCGGTTCCCGCGGCAACCCGGGGCACGCCGGCTACGGCGCGCTGGTGCGCGATCCGGAAACCGGGGTAATCCTGGCGGAAAAGGCCGAGTACATCGGTAAGGCGTCCAACAACGTGGCCGAGTATTCCGGGTTGCTTGCAGCGCTGGAGATGGCCCACGAGATTGATCCCGACTGCTGGATCCTCGCCAAGATGGACTCCAAGCTTGTGGTGGAGCAAATGAGCGGGCGCTGGAAAATCAAGCATGAGGACATGCAGCGGCTCGCCGCCAAGGCACGCGGGATCGTCAACCCGCGCCGGGTGAAGTACCAGTGGATTCCGCGTGAGCTGAACAAGGACGCCGACCGGCTGTCCAACGAGGCCATGGACGCCGGGATGGCCGGGGTCCCCTGGGTCCACAAGGGGGGTCTGGCGCTCCAGGGCGGGGCGGCATTCGCTGCTTCCCGTGGTGAAACCGATGTCACGGCCGGGCAGGCCAGTAGTACAGCCGGGGACGCTGAAGAAAGCCAAGACCCACCCGTTGAAGCCCCCGTGCCGACCGGTCGGATCCACCACACGGAGCTCTGGGTCCGGGACTTTCCGGCCGCGGAAGCATCCCTGGGCTGGCTGCTGGAACGCCTGGGCTACGTGCGCGCCGACTCCTGGGACACCGGTGCGAAGTGGCAGGGCGCCGACGGTTATATCGTCATCGAGTCCGGGCCCGATGTGCTGGATGCCGCCCATGAGCGCCGGCGCCCGGGGCTCAACCACCTCGCTTTCCACGCAGGCGCACGGGCCGAGGTGGATCTGCTTGTCCGCCGGGCGGACAGCCACGGCTGGACACTGCTTTTTGCGGACAAGCACCCGCACGCCGGCGGGCAGAACCACTACGCCGCATATCTCGAAAACGCCGAAGGCTTCGAAGTGGAGCTTGTGGCGGACTAA